In Cryptococcus neoformans var. grubii H99 chromosome 9, complete sequence, a genomic segment contains:
- a CDS encoding membrane protein → MSSPDRKSEELVVQMPALETNIMEVEVVPPPPKPQSKWMAIYRSSLFQICVVSALAFCGPAMADAISGLGGGGQATPYTVNAATCASYCAVAVISLLGGPLASRMGIKGMLIAGAATFAINGSAYYVNSKYGVQWYLIFGRFLYGAGFGFWYVAEAAIILSYPEEGRRGKYLAIWVGSRNLGQLVGGSISLARNAKTAAAGAIATSTYLIFVAIEAIGFPISFLISPPHKVRRSDGVPIVLAAKKPWKNEFLDLYRAIISPRMLLLMPIGFYSYFYGGVLSTYLTNYFSVRARALSSFIVPTGIIVFTGIYGKFFLDNKHWTQRRRAQIGFAIFMIPSLASFGWLCANQAKFLNTNPKYDWNSAGWANAYIPFYIMQICGYLCQTYIYWLISCFTTDVGGNARNGGIFRCVEAVGQAVSYGINSNAKTRFIPLGINFGLAVLCIPSTYVIIQQVPHYRADDVNRPITHGQEEGTGSVAEEIDDELKKDVELRK, encoded by the exons ATGTCCTCCCCAGATCGAAAGTCGGAAGAGCTTGTTGTGCAGATGCCAGCGCTCGAAACTAATATTATGGAGGTTGAAGTTGTTCCGCCACCTCCTAAACCACAATCGAAGTGGATGGCCATTTACCGAAGTTCTCTTTTCCAGATCTGTGTTGTTTCAGCCCTCGCTTTCTGTG GTCCTGCTATGGCTGATGCGATCAGCGGtcttggtggtggtggtcaAGCTACTCCGTACACAGTTA ATGCCGCCACATGTGCGTCATACTGTGCTGTAGCTGTAATCTCCCTTCTCGGTGGTCCTCTTGCATCCCGTATGGGTATCAAGGGCATGCTCATCGCCGGTGCTGCTACATTCGCTATTAACGGTTCCG CTTACTACGTAAACAGCAAATACGGTGTCCAGTGGTATCTTATTTTCGGTCGTTTCCTCTATGGTGCCGGTTTCGGTTTTTGGTATGTTGCTGAGGCTGCCATTATCTTATCATATCCCGAAGAAGGCCGACGAGGCAA ATATCTTGCCATCTGGGTCGGCTCTCGTAACCTTGGTCAACTTGTCGGTGGAAGTATTTCCCTCGCCCGAAACGCCAAGACAGCCGCTGCTGGTGCCATCGCTACTTCTACCTATCTCATTTTCGTTGCTATTGAAGCCATTGGCTTTCCCATCTCATTCCTTATCTCCCCTCCTCACAAGGTTCGACGATCTGATGGTGTCCCCATCGTCCTGGCTGCCAAGAAGCCTTGGAAGAACGAGTTCCTCGACCTTTACAGGGCCATCATTTCCCCTCGAATGCTCCTCCTCATGCCCATCGGTTTCTACTCCTACTTCTACGGCGGCGTGCTCTCTACATACCTCACAAATTACTTTTCCGTCCGTGCCCGAGCGTTGTCATCTTTCATTGTCCCTACGGGTATCATCGTTTTCACTGGTATCTACGGTAAATTCTTCCTTGATAACAAGCATTGGACACAACGTCGCAGGGCCCAGATTGGTTTTGCTATTTTCATGATTCCCTCTTTGGCCTCTTTCGGCTGGCTCTGTGCTAATCAGGCCAAGTTCCTCAATACCAATCCCAAGTACGATTGGAACTCTGCCGGATGGGCCAACGCCTACATTCCTTTCTACATCATGCAGATCTGCGGCTACCTTTGTCAAACT TACATCTACTGGCTCATCTCTTGTTTCACAACCGACGTTGGTGGAAACGCCCGTAACGGTGGTATCTTCCGATGCGTTGAAGCCGTTGGACAAGCTGTCTCATATGGTATCAACTCCAACGCCAAGACCCGTTTCATCCCTTTGGGTATCAATTTTGGACTCGCTGTCCTCTGTATTCCCTCTACATATGTCATTATCCAGCAAGTTCCTCACTACAGAGCCGATGACGTCAACCGGCCAATCACTCAcggccaagaagaagggacagGCTCTGTTGCggaagagattgatgatgagctcaagaaggatgtCGAACTTCGGAAATAA
- a CDS encoding monocarboxylic acid transporter, producing the protein MSEVIELRKLNTLTERTTAIQRFEEDREDNESAGSRKEEDDTPSERSLAQEDEENQGHEEAVTQYALPPADCGARAWLFLAGATMMELLIWAIPTSVGVLHVYWTNELFEGSGTATLTLAATLHSGLVYMSTALLGPLVVRATTWQKTIQVVTWIISAAGLIASAFATQPWHLIVTFGIIYPVCGAAYLPCATLLFEWFVKARGTAMGIVYAGMGVGGAVCPFIIDGLLKRYSYKTTMISIGVGFGIIGLISLIPIRHRIPPTSRSHPSGKRWHAADWSFMKSTALMAGLATILLTSLGNFVPSLWLPSFADDLSLTRPSGTGLVAILNAASVPGNAILGIMSDHMSLRVVILISCIGSGLACAFLWGFGTNDGMLIAFTIIFGLLGPSFSALWTKMNAVISKDNPFAITIVLSLFTFIRGVGNLTSGPISEALLKYNTFKGGAGAYGANNYGVLLLYSSITILSGGVTGAMFKEKST; encoded by the exons ATGTCCGAGGTAATAGAATTACGCAAGCTCAATACTCTTACAGAACGCACTACTGCGATACAACGCTTCGAAGAAGATCGAGAGGACAATGAATCAGCGGGCTCAcgcaaggaggaggacgataCACCTTCGGAGCGTTCTTTAGCAcaggaggacgaagagaaTCAAGGacatgaagaagctgtAACGCAGTACGCCCTGCCTCCGGCTGATTGTGGGGCTAGAGCATGGCTCTTTTTGGCCGGCGCAACCATGATGGAGCTTTTAATTTGGGCAATACCAACTTCCGTTGGTGTACTGCATGTATACTGGACCAATGAGCTCTTCGAGGGAAGCGGAACGGCCACCTTAACCCTTGCGGCTACACTTCACAGTGGTTTAGTGTACATGAGCACTGCGTTACTCGGGCC GCTCGTTGTAAGAGCAACCACTTGGCAAAAGACAATCCAAGTTGTAACGTGGATCATCTCTGCCGCTGGGCTAATTGCCAGCGCCTTTGCTACCCAG CCATGGCACCTGATTGTCACGTTCGGTATCATCTATCCAGTGTGCGGTG CTGCATACCTGCCCTGCGctactcttctctttgaaTGGTTTGTTAAGGCAAGAGGGACTGCGATGGGTATCGTCTACGCAGGAATGGGCGTGGGCGGTGCTGTCTGTCCCTTCATCATAGACGGCCTTTTAAAACGTTATAGCTACAAAACCACAATGATATCTATTGGAGTCGGCTTTGGTATCATTGGCCTTATCTCGCTAATCCCCATCCGTCATCGAATTCCCCCAACCAGTCGGTCTCACCCTTCCGGGAAGAGGTGGCATGCCGCCGATTGGTCCTTCATGAAGAGTACCGCTTTGATGGCCGGCTTGGCTACAATCCTTCTCACCAGCCTTGGCAACTTTGTCCCTAGTCTTTGGTTACCAT CTTTCGCCGACGATTTGAGTCTAACGAGACCTAGCGGTACCGGACTTGTAGCTATTCTTAACGCCGCTTCTGTCCCGGGTAATGCTATTCTTGGGATCATGTCCGATCACATGTCTTTGCGTGTTGTAATCCTCATCTCGTGCATCGGCAGCGGGTTGGCTTGTGCTTTCCTTTGGGGCTTTGGAACGAATGATGGCATGCTTATTGCATTCACAATTATTTTTGGCCTTCTGGGCCCTAGCTTCTCTGCCTTATGGACCAAGATGAACGCTGTCATATCAA AGGATAATCCTTTCGCCATCACTATCGTTCTTTCGTTGTTCACCTTCATCAGGGGAGTAGGTAATTTGACATCCG GCCCTATATCAGAAGCGCTTTTGAAATATAACACCTTTAAGGGCGGGGCTGGAGCTTACGGCGCTAACAACTAT GGTGTACTCTTGTTGTATTCATCTATTACTATCTTGAGCGGCGGTGTGACAGGTGCGATGTTCAAAGAAAAGTCAACATAG